GAGCATCAGCAGTATGAAGCCCGCTTGAGCGAACTGACGGCGCTGCCCTACCCCACGCCGGAGGAGTTGATGGAAGAAACGATCTTGAAGAAGAAGAAGCTGCTCGTGAAGGACAAGATGGAGGCTATGCTCAACCGCTACAAGCGACAGATGGGGTTGAAGTAACTCCGATCCAGCGGTTGGCTGAACGCCGACATCGAGAGCCACGGAGGAAGTCTCCGGCCTCCTCAGGAGAAGAACATCGTGATCGTTCGAGAAGGATGGCCATACATCGCGGGCGCTTCGCTTCCGGCGCTCATCGGCGCTTGGCTCCACATCTGGCCCCTGGTCCTGGGCGGTCTGGGCCTTGCCCTTTTCTTCGCCTATTTCTTCCGCGATCCGGATCGAACGCCTCCCGAAGACGAGCGCGCCATCGTCTCACCGGCTGATGGACGTGTGGTCGCGCTCACGAAGCTCGATCCGAATGATCCGCGCTCGCCGACGCGCCTCTCGATCTTCCTCTCCCCGCTGGACGTTCACGTGAATCGTGCACCGATGACCGGACGCATCGTCGAGCTGCGACATCGCCCGGGTCGCTTCCTTCCTGCCATGCGCGCCGAGGCTTCTATTGAGAACGAACAAACGGAGATTCGGATCCTCGGAGCGCACACGGAGGTGGTCCTCAAGCAGATCGCCGGCATTTTCGCTCGACGGATCGTGTGTTGGAAGCGCTCAGGCGATCTCGTGCACCGAGGGGAACGGATTGGCTTGATTAAATTCGGCTCTCGCACGGATCTCCTTCTTCCCTCGGACGTCGAGGTGCTCGTGCGCGTGGGCGATCGCGTCCGAGGCGGAAGCACGATTGTGGCGAGGATACGCGAATGAGCGAGAATCCAATTCCCGGTTATCTCCCGGCGGAGGAAGGGCGGCGACGGCGCGGCGCTTATGCCATCCCCAGTCTCTTCACGACGGCGAACATCTTCTGCGGGTTCTACGCGGTGATCGCGGCGCTGAAGGGGTATCAGGCGCTCGGAACGGATCTTGGGGAAGCCACGCGTCTCTTCGACAACGCGGCCAAAGCCATTGGCTTCGCCGTGCTCTTCGATGCACTGGATGGACGCATTGCGCGCATGACGAAGACGACGAGCGACTTCGGAGTGGAGCTGGACAGCCTGGCTGATGTGCTCTCATTCGGCCTGGCTCCGGCTCTGCTCGCCTACGCGTGGGGCTATGGGGTGACGCCGGATATCTACGGGTTGGAGATGGGGAAAGCAGCGTGGGTCATCTCCTTTCTCTATCTCGTCTGCGGGGCTTTCCGCCTGGCGCGATTCAATGTGCATGCCCGGCGCACGGTCACCGCAAAAGACCGACGTCAGTTCGTTGGTCTGCCGATCCCCGCGGCGGCTGGCTTGATCGCCGCCATCGTGCATTTCTCTCCAACGCCACTTCTGGCGCAATCGGCCCGCTCGTTCGAAGTCTGGGGCAATCATGTTCTAGTGGACAGCGCAGTTCTCGGTTTCCTCATGCTCCTATTGGTCGCTGCGCTGAGCGGTCTGATGATCAGCACGATCCGATACCGGAGCTTCAAAGATCTCGGCGTTGGTGCTCTCAGTCCGCGCTGGACGTTGCTGCTGCTCTCTTTGCTTGTGGCTGGCATTTACTTCTACTCCCAGTGGGTGTTGATCTTCTTGGCCAGTG
The genomic region above belongs to Blastocatellia bacterium and contains:
- a CDS encoding DUF465 domain-containing protein, which gives rise to MDANSVSLKEHLMSIDPEFRALVLEHQQYEARLSELTALPYPTPEELMEETILKKKKLLVKDKMEAMLNRYKRQMGLK
- a CDS encoding phosphatidylserine decarboxylase family protein, translating into MIVREGWPYIAGASLPALIGAWLHIWPLVLGGLGLALFFAYFFRDPDRTPPEDERAIVSPADGRVVALTKLDPNDPRSPTRLSIFLSPLDVHVNRAPMTGRIVELRHRPGRFLPAMRAEASIENEQTEIRILGAHTEVVLKQIAGIFARRIVCWKRSGDLVHRGERIGLIKFGSRTDLLLPSDVEVLVRVGDRVRGGSTIVARIRE
- the pssA gene encoding CDP-diacylglycerol--serine O-phosphatidyltransferase, yielding MSENPIPGYLPAEEGRRRRGAYAIPSLFTTANIFCGFYAVIAALKGYQALGTDLGEATRLFDNAAKAIGFAVLFDALDGRIARMTKTTSDFGVELDSLADVLSFGLAPALLAYAWGYGVTPDIYGLEMGKAAWVISFLYLVCGAFRLARFNVHARRTVTAKDRRQFVGLPIPAAAGLIAAIVHFSPTPLLAQSARSFEVWGNHVLVDSAVLGFLMLLLVAALSGLMISTIRYRSFKDLGVGALSPRWTLLLLSLLVAGIYFYSQWVLIFLASAYVVHGLAMKGLALLRLGRKEPASAEVSTPIKSEP